The following are encoded together in the Bradyrhizobium algeriense genome:
- a CDS encoding YeaH/YhbH family protein, translating into MAIHIVDRRLNPGSKSLENRQRFLRRAKALVQGAVKKSSQDRDIKDVLEGGEVSVPIDGMDEPRFRREGGTRDMVLPGNKKFVEGDILPRPSPSGGKGRGAGEGDSEDTFRFVLSRDEFVDLFLDDLELPDLAKRKLAEVESQGIRRAGYTTSGSPANISVSRTVSRALARRVALRRPRPEVLAALEAELKDCSDEARRAELMAEIEALKAKIRRIPFIDPIDIRYRRFETVPKPVAQAVMFCLMDVSGSMTEHMKDLAKRFYMLLYVFLKRRYRHVEIVFIRHTDRAEEVDEQTFFYGPASGGTLVSSALQAMHDIVRSRFRPDDWNIYAAQASDGDNSYADGEVTSRLLTDKILPVSQFFAYLEVGQENGLSYEMPNSSLWTLYESLRASGAPLSMRKVNERSEIFPVFHDLFKRRSQQERNAS; encoded by the coding sequence GTGGCTATTCATATTGTCGACCGGCGCCTGAATCCGGGTAGCAAGAGTCTTGAGAACCGCCAGCGCTTTCTGCGTCGGGCCAAGGCGCTGGTTCAGGGGGCCGTAAAGAAATCGTCGCAGGACCGGGACATCAAGGATGTCCTGGAAGGCGGCGAGGTCAGCGTCCCGATCGACGGCATGGACGAGCCGCGCTTTCGCCGTGAGGGCGGCACGCGCGACATGGTGCTGCCTGGCAACAAGAAGTTCGTCGAAGGCGATATTCTCCCGCGGCCAAGCCCGAGCGGCGGCAAGGGGAGGGGTGCGGGCGAGGGCGACAGCGAAGATACCTTCCGCTTCGTTCTCAGCCGCGACGAGTTTGTCGACCTGTTCCTGGACGACCTCGAATTGCCCGATCTCGCCAAGCGAAAGCTGGCCGAGGTCGAAAGCCAGGGCATTCGCCGGGCGGGCTACACAACTTCCGGCTCGCCCGCCAATATTTCGGTGAGCCGAACGGTCAGTCGCGCCCTGGCGCGGCGCGTGGCGCTGCGGCGGCCGAGGCCGGAGGTGCTGGCGGCGCTCGAGGCGGAGCTTAAGGACTGCAGCGACGAGGCGCGCCGCGCCGAACTCATGGCCGAGATCGAGGCGCTGAAGGCCAAGATACGCCGCATCCCGTTCATCGATCCGATCGACATCCGCTACCGGCGTTTCGAGACGGTGCCGAAGCCGGTGGCGCAGGCCGTCATGTTCTGCCTGATGGACGTCTCCGGTTCGATGACCGAGCATATGAAGGATCTCGCCAAGCGGTTCTATATGCTGCTCTACGTGTTCCTGAAGCGGCGCTATCGCCACGTCGAGATCGTTTTCATCCGGCATACCGATCGGGCCGAGGAGGTCGACGAGCAGACATTCTTTTACGGACCGGCTTCCGGTGGCACGCTGGTGTCGAGCGCGTTGCAGGCGATGCACGACATCGTTCGGTCGCGGTTCCGCCCGGACGACTGGAATATCTATGCCGCGCAGGCTTCCGACGGCGACAATTCCTACGCGGATGGCGAGGTCACGAGCCGGCTTCTGACCGACAAGATCCTGCCGGTCAGCCAGTTTTTTGCCTATCTGGAAGTCGGCCAGGAAAATGGCCTTAGCTACGAAATGCCCAATTCGTCGCTCTGGACCCTTTACGAAAGCCTGCGCGCGAGCGGCGCGCCGCTGTCGATGCGCAAGGTCAACGAGCGCAGTGAGATCTTCCCGGTGTTCCACGATCTCTTCAAGCGCCGCAGCCAGCAGGAAAGAAACGCGTCATGA
- a CDS encoding PrkA family serine protein kinase, translating to MYNDSLFNAFARSFEARSQTDMSMAEYLESCRSDPMRYANATERLLAAIGEPQMIDTAKDPRLGRIFLNRTMRLYPAFAGFYGMEDTIERIVGFFRHAAQGLEERKQILYLLGPVGGGKSSLAERLKSLMEVHPIYVLKAGDELSPVFESPLSLFDPESLGPMLEEKYGIPRRRLSGLMSPWCYKRLEAFGGDISQFRVAKIQPSRLRQIAIAKTEPGDENNQDISSLVGKVDIRKLETFAQNDPDAYSYSGGLNRANQGILEFVEMFKAPIKMLHPLLTATQESNYIGTENIGAIPFTGIVLAHSNESEWQSFKANKNNEAFIDRICVIKVPYSLRVTEEQKIYEKLIQSSELATAPCAPATLETLARFSVMSRLHRHENSTVFAKMRIYDGESLKESDPKARSVQEYRDAAGVDEGMDGVSTRFAFKVLAATFNHDTNEVGADAVHLMYTLEQAIRREQLPDEVEKRYIEFIKAELAPRYAEFIGHEIQKAYLESYADYGQNLFDRYVDYADAWIEDQDFKDPDTGQLLDRELLNQELTKIEKPAGIANPKDFRNEVVKFSLRSRAQNGGKNPAWTSYEKIREVIEKRIFSQVEDLLPVISFGSKKDGETEKKHDDFVARMVERGYTERQVRRLVEWYMRVKQAG from the coding sequence ATGTACAACGATTCTCTGTTCAATGCTTTCGCCCGGTCCTTCGAAGCTCGAAGCCAGACCGACATGTCGATGGCCGAATATCTGGAGTCGTGTCGAAGCGATCCGATGCGATATGCCAATGCGACCGAACGACTACTAGCTGCGATCGGTGAGCCTCAGATGATTGACACGGCCAAGGACCCTCGCCTTGGCCGTATCTTTTTGAATCGCACGATGCGGCTCTATCCGGCTTTCGCCGGCTTCTACGGGATGGAAGACACGATCGAGCGCATCGTCGGGTTCTTCCGCCACGCGGCGCAGGGCCTCGAAGAGCGCAAGCAGATACTTTATCTGCTCGGGCCTGTCGGTGGTGGAAAGTCGTCACTTGCCGAACGCCTCAAGTCGTTGATGGAAGTCCACCCCATTTACGTGTTGAAGGCCGGCGACGAGCTCAGCCCGGTATTCGAAAGCCCGCTCAGCCTGTTCGATCCGGAATCGCTCGGGCCGATGCTCGAGGAAAAGTACGGCATTCCGCGCCGGCGCCTCAGCGGGCTGATGAGCCCGTGGTGCTACAAACGTCTCGAAGCCTTCGGTGGCGACATCTCGCAATTCCGCGTCGCCAAGATCCAGCCGTCGCGGCTGCGCCAGATCGCGATCGCCAAGACCGAACCCGGCGACGAAAACAACCAGGACATCTCGTCACTGGTTGGCAAGGTCGATATCCGCAAGCTGGAGACCTTCGCCCAGAACGACCCTGACGCCTACAGCTATTCGGGCGGTCTCAATCGCGCCAACCAGGGCATTCTCGAATTCGTCGAGATGTTCAAGGCGCCGATCAAGATGCTGCATCCGCTGCTCACGGCAACGCAGGAGAGTAACTATATCGGGACCGAGAACATCGGCGCGATCCCGTTCACCGGTATCGTTCTCGCCCACTCCAACGAGTCGGAATGGCAAAGCTTCAAGGCCAACAAGAACAACGAGGCCTTCATCGACCGCATTTGCGTCATCAAGGTGCCGTACAGCCTGCGCGTCACCGAAGAGCAGAAGATCTATGAGAAGCTGATCCAGAGCTCCGAACTGGCCACCGCGCCGTGCGCGCCGGCCACGCTGGAAACGCTGGCGCGGTTCTCGGTGATGTCGCGGTTGCACAGGCACGAGAACTCGACCGTGTTCGCCAAGATGCGGATCTACGACGGTGAAAGCCTGAAGGAATCCGATCCGAAGGCCCGCAGCGTTCAGGAGTACAGGGATGCCGCCGGCGTCGATGAAGGCATGGACGGCGTTTCGACCCGCTTCGCCTTCAAGGTTCTCGCTGCGACCTTCAACCACGACACCAATGAGGTCGGTGCCGACGCGGTCCATCTGATGTACACGCTGGAGCAGGCGATCCGGCGCGAGCAACTTCCCGACGAGGTCGAGAAGCGTTATATCGAGTTCATCAAGGCCGAACTGGCGCCGCGCTATGCCGAATTCATTGGGCATGAGATCCAGAAGGCCTATCTGGAGTCCTATGCGGACTACGGCCAGAACCTGTTCGACCGCTATGTCGACTATGCCGATGCCTGGATTGAGGATCAGGATTTCAAGGATCCCGACACCGGACAACTGCTCGATCGCGAACTGCTCAATCAGGAGCTGACCAAGATCGAAAAGCCGGCCGGCATCGCCAACCCCAAGGACTTCCGCAACGAGGTCGTGAAGTTCTCGCTGCGGTCGCGGGCCCAGAACGGCGGCAAGAACCCGGCATGGACCAGCTACGAGAAGATCCGGGAAGTGATCGAAAAACGGATATTCTCCCAGGTCGAGGATCTGCTTCCCGTGATATCCTTCGGTTCGAAGAAGGACGGCGAGACCGAGAAGAAGCATGATGACTTCGTCGCGCGCATGGTCGAGCGAGGCTACACCGAGCGGCAAGTCCGCCGGTTGGTCGAGTGGTACATGCGCGTAAAACAGGCAGGCTGA
- a CDS encoding DsrE family protein: MHRRNILWGAISAFGAALAASRASAAGEPAPSAKLKVAYHLNDLDKVSFVLGNIQNHLDGVGGPDHVTIALVVHGQALRAFHSASANPDLSKRVGQFAKASLELAACGNTMKSQNVALKDLLPGFIAAEQGGVVRIAELQSQGYLYLRP; encoded by the coding sequence ATGCATCGACGCAATATCCTGTGGGGCGCGATTTCGGCTTTCGGCGCAGCCCTTGCCGCCTCTCGCGCCAGCGCGGCTGGGGAGCCAGCACCTTCGGCAAAATTGAAAGTGGCCTACCACCTCAACGACCTCGACAAGGTCAGCTTTGTGCTGGGCAACATCCAGAACCATCTCGACGGCGTCGGCGGTCCCGACCATGTCACGATCGCGCTGGTGGTTCACGGCCAGGCGTTGCGCGCGTTTCACTCGGCTTCCGCCAACCCCGATCTTTCGAAGCGCGTCGGTCAATTCGCGAAAGCCAGTCTCGAACTCGCCGCCTGCGGCAACACCATGAAGTCCCAGAATGTCGCGCTGAAGGATTTGCTGCCGGGCTTCATCGCCGCCGAGCAGGGCGGCGTGGTGCGGATCGCCGAGCTGCAATCGCAAGGTTATCTTTACCTCCGACCTTAA
- a CDS encoding bifunctional transaldolase/phosoglucose isomerase: MNPVKALENHGQAIWLDFLARGFVAKGGLKALIDTDGVKGVTSNPSIFEKAIGSSDEYDGAIGHALKAGDRPVADLFEVLAVEDIQNAADVLRPVYDHLNGTDGFVSLEVSPYLAMDTKGTIAEAGRLWKDVKRQNLMVKVPATPEGLPAIEHLIGEGISINITLLFAQEVYREVAEAYIAGLEKLVANGGDPAPVASVASFFVSRIDTAVDKQLDDKIAKANDPSEKERLSALKGKVAIANAKLAYQDYKRLFAGPRWEKLAAKGAKPQRLLWASTGTKNKDYSDVLYVEELIGPNTVNTVPPATLDAFRDHGLVRDSLEENIEDARRVLDELEKSGISLDAITEELVKDGVKLFADSADKLYGAVAQKRAASLGGGIDRQQLVLGDGIKKAVAKSTEDWRASATIRRLWQKDKSVWTDDDENKWLGWLDSPAAADVADYEDFARRVKGQNFSDAVVLGMGGSSLGPEVLAETFARKSGFPKLHVLDSTDPAQVRAMEDTVDLAHTLFIVSSKSGGTTEPNVMKDYFFDRVSKTIGKDKAGHRFIAVTDPGSSLEKGAISQGFARIFHGDPAIGGRYSVLSPFGLVPAAAAGIDVRSLITHALAMVRSCGADVPPHENPGVQLGLAMGLAGLEGRDKVTITSSAKVADFGAWAEQLIAESTGKDGKGLIPIDGEPLGDPSLYGNDRFFIDIRTEGEDDASHDDRLKALEAAGHPVARIVMKSIDHIGQEFFRFEMATAVAGAILGINPFNQPDVEAAKIKTRDLTSAFEKTGALPAEKPVISTDEADLYTDAHNAAELRKAGADGTLGSWIKAHLSRSDDGDYVALLAYIARDPGTIGSLQKMRLAVRDTRHVATCAEFGPRFLHSTGQAYKGGPDSGVFLQITADDAEDLPVPGQKASFGIIKAAQARGDFDVLTERGRRALRVHLKGDLGSGLSALDAAIAEALS; encoded by the coding sequence ATGAATCCCGTCAAAGCACTCGAAAACCACGGCCAGGCAATCTGGTTGGACTTCCTCGCCCGCGGCTTCGTCGCCAAGGGCGGCCTCAAGGCGCTGATCGATACCGATGGCGTCAAGGGTGTGACGTCGAACCCCTCGATCTTCGAAAAGGCGATCGGGAGTTCGGACGAATATGACGGCGCGATCGGTCACGCCCTGAAGGCGGGCGACCGCCCCGTCGCCGACCTGTTCGAGGTGCTCGCCGTCGAGGACATCCAGAACGCCGCCGACGTGCTGCGTCCGGTTTACGACCACTTGAACGGCACCGACGGTTTCGTCAGCCTCGAGGTCTCGCCCTATCTGGCGATGGATACCAAGGGGACCATTGCGGAAGCCGGACGGCTCTGGAAGGACGTCAAGCGGCAGAATTTGATGGTCAAGGTCCCGGCCACGCCGGAAGGGCTGCCTGCGATCGAACATCTGATCGGCGAAGGCATCAGCATCAACATCACGCTGCTGTTCGCGCAAGAGGTCTATCGCGAGGTGGCGGAGGCCTATATCGCCGGCCTTGAAAAACTCGTCGCCAATGGCGGCGATCCCGCGCCTGTCGCCAGCGTCGCCTCCTTCTTCGTCAGCCGCATCGATACCGCGGTCGACAAGCAGCTCGACGACAAGATCGCGAAGGCTAACGATCCCAGCGAAAAGGAGCGGCTGAGCGCGCTGAAGGGCAAGGTCGCCATCGCCAACGCCAAGCTTGCCTACCAGGACTACAAGCGGCTGTTCGCGGGCCCCCGTTGGGAGAAGCTCGCGGCCAAGGGTGCCAAGCCGCAGCGTCTGCTGTGGGCATCCACCGGCACCAAGAACAAGGACTATAGCGACGTGCTGTATGTCGAGGAGCTGATCGGCCCCAACACCGTCAACACCGTGCCGCCGGCAACGCTCGATGCATTCCGCGACCATGGCCTAGTTAGGGACAGCCTCGAGGAAAATATCGAGGACGCAAGGCGCGTGCTGGACGAGCTCGAAAAATCCGGCATCTCGCTCGACGCCATCACGGAAGAACTGGTCAAAGACGGCGTCAAGCTGTTTGCGGATTCCGCTGACAAGCTCTATGGCGCGGTTGCGCAGAAACGCGCAGCTTCGCTCGGCGGCGGCATCGACCGCCAGCAACTCGTGCTCGGCGACGGCATCAAGAAAGCCGTGGCAAAGAGCACCGAGGATTGGCGCGCGTCGGCGACAATCCGCCGCCTGTGGCAGAAGGACAAATCGGTCTGGACCGATGACGACGAGAACAAATGGCTGGGCTGGCTCGACAGCCCGGCGGCCGCCGACGTCGCCGATTACGAGGATTTTGCGCGACGCGTGAAGGGACAGAATTTCAGCGATGCCGTGGTGCTCGGCATGGGCGGATCGAGCCTCGGGCCGGAAGTGCTGGCGGAAACGTTCGCCAGGAAATCCGGTTTCCCGAAGCTGCATGTGCTCGATTCCACCGATCCCGCGCAGGTGCGCGCGATGGAGGATACGGTCGATCTGGCCCACACGCTGTTCATCGTCTCCAGCAAATCGGGCGGCACTACCGAGCCGAACGTGATGAAGGATTACTTCTTCGATCGCGTCTCCAAAACCATCGGCAAGGACAAAGCCGGCCATCGCTTCATCGCCGTCACCGATCCCGGCTCGTCGCTGGAGAAGGGCGCGATCAGCCAAGGCTTTGCCCGCATCTTCCATGGCGATCCCGCGATCGGCGGACGCTATTCCGTGCTGTCGCCGTTCGGGCTGGTACCGGCGGCGGCTGCCGGTATCGACGTTCGCAGCCTGATCACGCACGCGCTGGCGATGGTGCGCTCCTGCGGCGCCGACGTGCCGCCGCATGAAAACCCCGGCGTGCAGCTCGGCCTGGCGATGGGTCTCGCCGGCCTCGAAGGCCGCGACAAGGTGACGATCACCTCGTCAGCGAAGGTCGCCGATTTCGGCGCCTGGGCCGAGCAACTGATTGCCGAATCCACCGGCAAGGACGGCAAGGGCCTGATCCCGATCGACGGCGAGCCGCTCGGCGATCCCTCGCTTTACGGCAACGACCGCTTCTTCATCGATATCCGTACCGAAGGCGAGGACGACGCCTCGCATGACGACCGGCTCAAGGCGCTGGAGGCGGCCGGACATCCCGTGGCCCGCATCGTGATGAAGTCGATCGACCATATCGGTCAGGAGTTTTTCCGGTTTGAGATGGCCACCGCCGTGGCGGGCGCGATCCTCGGCATCAACCCGTTCAACCAGCCCGATGTGGAAGCAGCCAAGATCAAGACCCGCGATCTGACTAGCGCGTTCGAGAAGACCGGCGCGCTGCCTGCGGAGAAGCCGGTGATCTCGACCGATGAAGCCGATCTCTACACCGACGCGCACAACGCGGCCGAACTGCGCAAGGCCGGTGCCGACGGCACGCTCGGCTCGTGGATCAAGGCGCATCTGTCGCGTTCGGACGACGGCGACTATGTCGCCCTGCTCGCCTATATCGCGCGAGACCCCGGCACGATCGGTTCGCTGCAGAAGATGCGGCTTGCGGTGCGCGACACGCGTCACGTCGCGACTTGCGCCGAGTTCGGCCCGCGCTTCCTGCATTCCACCGGCCAAGCCTACAAGGGCGGCCCCGACAGCGGCGTGTTCCTGCAGATCACGGCCGACGACGCCGAGGATTTACCGGTGCCGGGCCAGAAGGCGAGTTTCGGCATCATCAAGGCGGCGCAGGCGCGCGGCGATTTCGACGTGCTCACCGAACGAGGGCGGCGCGCGCTGCGCGTCCATCTCAAGGGCGATCTCGGATCGGGACTGTCCGCACTCGATGCCGCGATTGCGGAAGCGCTCAGCTAG
- the gnd gene encoding phosphogluconate dehydrogenase (NAD(+)-dependent, decarboxylating), whose product MQLGMIGLGRMGGNIVRRLMNNGHTAVVYDKDARAVAGLAGEGATGADTLEDFVAKLDKPRTAWVMLPAGKITEATIEALAKLMQPGDVIIDGGNTFWQDDVRRGAALKAKGLHYLDVGTSGGVWGIERGYCMMIGGDKAVVDRLDPIFKTLAPGVGDIPPTSGREGRDPRVEQGYIHAGPSGAGHFVKMIHNGIEYGLMQAYAEGFDILKNANIEALPPEHRFAFDIADIAEVWRRGSVIPSWLLDLTSSALAENQTLENYSGFVEDSGEGRWTVNAAIDEAVPAEVLTAALYARFRSRKDHTFAEKILSAMRAGFGGHKEPPKKPDTKA is encoded by the coding sequence ATGCAACTCGGCATGATCGGGCTCGGCCGGATGGGCGGCAATATCGTCCGCCGGCTGATGAACAACGGCCACACCGCCGTGGTCTACGACAAGGACGCAAGGGCGGTCGCCGGCCTCGCCGGCGAAGGCGCAACCGGCGCTGATACGCTGGAAGATTTCGTGGCCAAACTCGACAAGCCGCGGACCGCCTGGGTGATGCTGCCGGCAGGCAAGATCACCGAGGCGACCATCGAGGCATTGGCAAAGCTGATGCAGCCCGGCGACGTCATCATCGATGGCGGCAACACGTTCTGGCAGGACGATGTTCGCCGCGGCGCGGCGCTGAAGGCCAAGGGCCTGCATTATCTCGATGTCGGCACCAGCGGCGGCGTCTGGGGCATCGAGCGCGGCTATTGCATGATGATCGGCGGCGACAAGGCGGTGGTTGACCGGCTCGACCCGATCTTCAAGACGTTGGCGCCGGGCGTTGGCGACATCCCGCCCACATCCGGCCGCGAGGGCCGCGACCCGCGCGTTGAGCAGGGCTACATTCACGCCGGCCCGTCGGGCGCCGGACACTTTGTCAAGATGATCCACAACGGCATCGAATACGGCCTGATGCAGGCCTATGCCGAGGGCTTTGATATTCTGAAGAACGCCAATATCGAAGCGCTGCCGCCGGAGCACCGCTTCGCGTTCGACATCGCCGACATCGCCGAGGTGTGGCGGCGCGGCAGCGTGATCCCGTCCTGGCTGCTCGATCTCACATCCTCCGCGCTCGCGGAAAACCAGACGCTGGAGAATTACTCCGGCTTCGTGGAGGATTCCGGCGAAGGCCGCTGGACCGTGAATGCCGCGATCGACGAGGCCGTGCCGGCGGAAGTGCTGACGGCGGCGCTCTATGCACGCTTCCGTTCCCGCAAGGATCACACCTTTGCGGAAAAGATCCTGTCGGCAATGCGGGCCGGTTTCGGTGGCCACAAGGAGCCGCCGAAAAAACCTGACACGAAGGCCTGA
- the zwf gene encoding glucose-6-phosphate dehydrogenase: MAVGQTAQKKPDPCSFVIFGVTGDLAHRLVVPALYNLAASDLLPERFCLVGVARKGMTDDKLRDSLMKGLREFATQPVDDAVSLRLLQCLTCIEADPKDPPSFDAMSKQLAELEAARNTGGNRLFYLATPPNAFLPISRELGRTGMLAENGAWRRLVVEKPFGTDLVSARALNSELLKLVDEHEIYRIDHYLGKETVQNILVLRFANGMFEPIWNRNHIDHVQITVNEQLGVGHRGSFYDQTGALRDMVPNHLFQLLSLVAMEPPIRFDAHSVRAEKADVLSAIQAQSEAEALRNSVRGQYLAGRIGDSQIEDYRKIEDVAAGSTTETYAALKLIIDNWRWAGVPFYLRTGKALGVKRTEVAIKFKQAPFAMFNCTPVEALAQNYLVIGVAPNEGIALQFNTKVPGPSILIDGVEMKFRYKDYFKAEPSTGYETLIYDCMIGDNILFQRADSVEAGWKAVQPFIDAWKKAGAEGLQTYKAGSEGPEDANELLRRDGRSWRKLG; the protein is encoded by the coding sequence ATGGCGGTCGGTCAGACAGCACAGAAAAAACCCGATCCTTGCTCGTTCGTCATTTTCGGCGTGACCGGCGATCTCGCGCACCGGCTGGTCGTGCCCGCGCTTTATAACCTCGCCGCCAGCGATCTGTTACCGGAGAGGTTCTGCCTGGTCGGCGTCGCTCGCAAGGGCATGACGGACGACAAACTGCGCGACAGCCTGATGAAAGGCCTGCGCGAGTTCGCGACCCAGCCGGTGGACGACGCGGTTTCGCTGCGGCTGCTGCAATGCCTCACCTGCATCGAGGCCGATCCGAAAGATCCGCCGTCGTTCGATGCGATGAGCAAGCAGCTCGCCGAACTGGAAGCCGCGCGAAACACCGGCGGCAACCGGCTGTTCTATCTGGCGACCCCGCCCAACGCGTTCCTGCCGATCAGCCGCGAGCTTGGCCGCACCGGCATGCTGGCCGAGAACGGCGCGTGGCGGCGGCTGGTGGTGGAAAAGCCGTTCGGCACCGATCTCGTTTCGGCACGGGCGCTGAACAGCGAACTGCTCAAACTCGTCGATGAGCACGAGATCTACCGGATCGATCACTATCTCGGCAAGGAGACGGTGCAGAACATTTTGGTGCTGCGTTTCGCCAACGGCATGTTCGAGCCGATCTGGAACCGCAACCACATCGACCATGTTCAGATCACGGTCAATGAACAGCTCGGCGTCGGTCACCGCGGTAGTTTCTACGACCAGACCGGCGCGCTGCGCGACATGGTGCCGAACCACCTGTTTCAGTTGCTGTCGCTGGTCGCGATGGAGCCGCCGATACGGTTCGACGCGCATTCGGTGCGCGCGGAAAAGGCCGATGTGCTCTCTGCGATCCAGGCCCAGAGCGAGGCAGAGGCGCTGCGGAATTCGGTGCGCGGCCAGTATCTGGCCGGCCGGATCGGCGATAGCCAGATCGAGGACTACCGGAAGATCGAGGACGTCGCAGCCGGCAGCACCACCGAAACCTATGCGGCGCTGAAGCTGATCATCGACAACTGGCGCTGGGCCGGCGTTCCCTTCTACCTGCGCACCGGCAAGGCGCTCGGCGTCAAGCGCACCGAAGTCGCGATCAAATTCAAGCAGGCTCCGTTCGCGATGTTCAACTGCACGCCGGTGGAAGCACTGGCGCAGAACTACCTCGTTATCGGCGTCGCGCCGAACGAGGGAATTGCGCTGCAGTTCAACACCAAGGTGCCCGGACCCTCGATCCTGATCGACGGTGTCGAGATGAAGTTTCGCTACAAGGATTATTTCAAGGCGGAGCCCTCGACCGGCTACGAGACGCTGATCTATGACTGCATGATCGGCGACAATATCCTGTTCCAGCGCGCCGACAGCGTCGAGGCAGGCTGGAAGGCGGTGCAGCCGTTCATCGACGCCTGGAAGAAGGCGGGCGCCGAGGGCTTGCAGACCTACAAGGCCGGCAGCGAAGGGCCGGAGGACGCGAACGAACTGTTGAGGCGCGACGGCCGAAGCTGGCGAAAGCTCGGGTGA
- the pgl gene encoding 6-phosphogluconolactonase: MAANDNRHVITVTDPAALAATAAEHLLARTAANSGRVAICLTGGSSPKQLYHLLATDAYRSRIPWQRVHWFIGDERFVPADDPLNNMSMARTAFLDRCAPAANIHPIPTATADPTDPDRGAALYEQELQSFYGADTLDHARPLFDLVLMGVGPDGHTASLFPGDGALDETARWVVGIAKANVEPFVPRVTLTLPTLASCREMLFEVAGADKRAILTRLFAAENLPANRARSTGETVWLVDRAAIPENFGGQ; this comes from the coding sequence ATGGCCGCGAACGACAACCGCCACGTAATCACGGTCACCGATCCAGCGGCGCTGGCGGCAACCGCCGCCGAACATCTGCTGGCCAGAACAGCCGCCAACAGCGGTCGCGTGGCGATCTGCCTGACTGGCGGATCGAGCCCGAAGCAGCTCTATCATTTGCTTGCGACCGACGCCTATCGAAGCCGGATCCCGTGGCAGCGCGTGCACTGGTTCATCGGCGACGAACGCTTCGTGCCGGCGGATGACCCGCTCAACAACATGAGCATGGCGCGAACGGCCTTCCTGGACCGATGCGCGCCGGCGGCAAACATCCATCCGATTCCGACCGCGACCGCCGACCCAACCGACCCCGATCGGGGCGCCGCGCTTTACGAACAGGAGCTGCAATCGTTTTATGGCGCAGACACGCTTGATCACGCCAGGCCCCTGTTCGATCTCGTGCTGATGGGCGTCGGTCCCGACGGCCATACCGCGTCGCTGTTTCCCGGCGATGGCGCACTCGACGAGACCGCGCGCTGGGTCGTCGGCATAGCCAAAGCGAATGTCGAGCCGTTCGTGCCGCGGGTTACCCTCACGCTGCCCACCCTCGCCTCCTGCCGCGAAATGCTGTTCGAGGTTGCGGGCGCGGATAAGCGTGCGATCTTGACGCGGCTCTTCGCAGCCGAGAACCTGCCCGCCAACCGCGCGCGATCCACCGGCGAGACGGTCTGGTTGGTGGACCGGGCCGCGATTCCGGAGAATTTTGGTGGGCAGTAA
- a CDS encoding gluconokinase: MGVSGSGKSTIADHLAGRLGWRYEDGDRFHPASNVEKMSAGHPLTDEDRWPWLQAIADEIDRLSAAGERAVIACSALKRAYRDVLVHGRDDVRIVFLDGTQDLIAARLASRQGHFMPPGLLASQFKTLERPGADERPITVSIDAPVERIVDDIVTQLNLVPQ; the protein is encoded by the coding sequence ATGGGCGTCTCCGGCTCGGGCAAGAGCACCATCGCCGATCATCTCGCTGGACGCCTCGGCTGGCGCTACGAGGACGGCGACAGGTTTCACCCGGCAAGCAACGTCGAGAAGATGAGCGCCGGCCATCCGCTGACGGACGAAGACCGCTGGCCGTGGCTGCAGGCAATTGCCGACGAGATCGACCGCCTCTCGGCCGCCGGTGAGCGCGCCGTCATCGCCTGCTCGGCGCTGAAGCGCGCCTATCGCGACGTCCTCGTGCACGGTCGCGACGATGTCCGCATCGTCTTTCTTGACGGAACGCAGGATCTGATCGCCGCCCGCCTTGCCAGCCGCCAGGGCCACTTCATGCCGCCGGGCTTGCTTGCCAGCCAGTTCAAGACACTGGAGCGGCCGGGCGCCGACGAGCGGCCGATCACGGTATCGATCGATGCGCCGGTCGAGCGAATCGTGGATGACATCGTCACTCAATTGAACCTGGTTCCCCAATGA